The DNA sequence aaatgtataaaaaaactaatatcttttaaaaagagttttccataaataacttctgtatgacctggcaataaaattctaaaaaagtgtgtctaatgtgattggcttaactgatttgttttcgggtgcgggtcgggtgtcggttttattttaagcgggtcgggtcgGTGCGGATTTTAATcagtgctgctgtcggaaaacggtcggatgcggttttaagcactgcgggtacgggcgggtgcggatttacaaaatcggacccgtgcagctctctgcagcagcgtggccttctccagctgTGATGTACTCTCCCTTcagccccttcggtaccaaggtcagtgaatttgtgctggggctttgggaaggttatgaccttaagcgtagcttttgtggcatgccacggcttgtcgacaattacagcgccacagggttgtgatggtgttcaggttgtggcgttttccataggaccccatatgttgttcgacataactcgtagtgaccgacagatagggaacgtctcggttacgtacgtaaccctctttccctgatggagggaacgtagacgttatgtccccatgccacaaccttgaaccgtttgCTGTTGCAGGGACActttctcggctcctcagcgtaaaaactaatgagtggatgcacctgtcgccctatttatacccattggcacggggagtggctcaggtatgttaaattcactagccaattttcattggcattttctcttaaactcagagatgattggcctcccaagtgagacaccatatgtcgttcgacattacgtctccattccctccatcagggaacaagggttacataacCAAGACGTTTTAAATATCTTGTCTTCATTTAACTCTGCAATGACTTTATTTCAACAGATCACATGACTGTTATTGTTACTATGGAAGAAATTatcactttctaaaaaaaaacaaaaaaaaaaaacagagtgtgAACAATTGTATGTGGATCAGTAGTGGATTCATAGATATAGCAGTCAAAAGGACATGAACTATTTCCTGTTTAAGTAGTTTGAAATGTATGTTGAGGAATAATGATTATTCATCAGAAAAATTGTTGTGCAAATAAATGTAGTTCTACTTGAATATGTTATATGTAAAATACTGTACATCTGTTAGCACTGTCTGACAGTGTTTCCGCATTCAGAACGTCTATACAGCATGACTATTACTGTACCTTAGTGAAAGCACTGCCTTATTCGGTTCAGTGCAGGGACCCTGTAATAGCATGTAGGTCACAAGCTACGAGAAactcaattaaaaaaagaataaaatctaAGCAGCCATGGTTGTTGTGCTTCTCTTTGCATGTAAGTACTGAAGTTACAAAATCTATCACTAATGATCAATAAATGAAATCTACACAAATGCTGGTGGGGTTGGTttaaaaaatgttgattattGTTTTTAGATATCACAGTGAATCTGTTCCTTAAATGTCAAGGTATGGTCCAATAATACACTTAATAAACAACTCAGTAAATGTACTGTTGTACTTATCAGGATGAAAATGTCCCAAACTTCTTACCTTCTCAGGTCAAACGATTCATCAAGCTAAGGTTTTCACTGAAAGTTCAGAAGTTCCAGAAGGTGGAAGACTGGAGGTTACTTGCAGCACATTTGGCTTTACAGAAAAGGCAGTCTATTCATATCTGTGTAAAAATGGTAAAGCTATTTGTATGAAAAAAGGGACAACTTCAGacatcacatttaaaatagaGAGAATAGAAATTAACGATTCAGCCAACTACAGCTGTGTGTTTTCAGAAGAGCAGTTGGAAATAACCAAAGTGACAGGATATGGTCATAATTACATCTTCATAAATGTGATCGGTAAGATACACAACACTTTTGCTTACATTTGTGAGTATGTTTGAACCGTGGGCacagataaaatatttaattactttcTTGTGCAACCATAATAGACTcagaatttatttaataagaGAGGAATGTTTGATATCTTCGGGGGTTGGGGGGGGTGGGATTGATTTGTTCTGGAATATATTAAGGGAAACGCTACAACATTTAATCGTAAGTGCTCTCTTTCTCGCCACAGAATCTTTTATTTATACACAGATAAATTTACTTAAACCTGAGGTGCCAGTGGGAAGTGATGCTGAGTTTAACTGTTCAACATCCAATCCTTTACCAAAAATCCAGTCCAAGAACATGATTTTGGTTTATCTCATCAAAAATGGAACACCTGTTGAAGTTAATATTTGGGACACAGAGAAGATGATGACAACATTCACCCTCAGAGAGGTCGGGATTGAAGATGCTGGGACATACAGTTGTGTTGTATTGTTAAACGTACTCCCTTACCATGGAATGAGACTTCATCAAAATATTAAAGTCAATCTTGAGATTACTGGTAAGAATGAGAggggacaaacaaaaaaaactatttacaatttagtattataatttaatcaGTTCAGTAGAAGTTGTAAAAAAGAGtaattattacagaaataatgtactttaaaagaatatacttgaGTGCAAACAATTACATGCAGATGTTTTAGGTTATATTATATGCAGCTATTATATTAGCTGAAATTTGGAGTTGTTTTTAACCAACTTAATTAAGACATAAGTGATGTGCAATTTCATAATTCTGTAGCTACaatatggttaaagtgttttGCTTTCTGTACACTTGAAACATGCAtgtcatttatttacatatatttgcaattacacatttgtaattaaGCATGACTAacgattttaaaacaattatttaaaacgtactttaaaataaaacaatttatacaaaattatttctttaacatggagtcagagactttcggatccatatgcagttctttatttttaagaatggtcaaacaggcagagatcagagagcagcgtcaggtatgttaggggatatccaaaatcagcaACAGAAACAAGCAGAAGTTGGGGCAGCCAGGAGAGAATaacagtcggtataaacaatccaagatcaaacacagaaggaacaaacacagggaaaatgctcggaaatgccagacagaactaaacaataCTTCACAATCATTGAGAGTCCAGACACagtatatataggggagtggtaatggggaacacctggtggaaATTAGCCCTAAGCACAGGAGTATGGGAAATGGAGCAGGGAATGTTAAATGGACACCAAATACaaaagtcctgagtggagtgccctctattaaagttcatgggcactccagctggcGATCATGACATTTACAGTGCACAATTTTTAAGTGTTCTTGATTGtaaaacagtcatgaaagtgttATCTTTGACTCAGGTagccttttatttcattcatattatATTACCTGAAAATACCATATACAAGTATACATTCaatttaaattatgcattataGTTAACTACAGTACTAAAATAGAAGAATTAAGTAAACTGTCAAAATAAgactttttgtgtgtttgttttttctttgacaGTGACATCTAATAGCAGCATTAACAAAGTCATAACTGTCATAAGGTACTCTATCATAGTTTTGCTCTTCAGTCTGTTTCTGGGAATCTGGGCACTGATCCGAAAACGAGGTACCACTTTCTCTAGATCTACAAACACTGACACATTTCATTTTGTTGAATTGTTCTGTTTAAATCCTAAAACTAATTTTCTTTCTGGTAGGATGCCTTAGAATCAACAATAAAAGGTCAGTTTGAAAAGTTaaaagaaattaatgtaaattagaAATTTAAATATATCATAACATAAATTTTCCCACGAAGGTATTCATTTAATGGTTCTTGTTTCTTAATTGGATTATTTCTTATGGAAAACAGTTTGGGTATGCTGTCACTATACATAACAACTGAGCTCATGGATTTCTATTAACTCATGTTGTTTATTAATTTTCCTACATTGTAAAGTTAGCCTGAACTCATGAGAAAATCTGACTACTTTTATGATGTGGCAATATAATATGATCCGTAcagttttttagaaaaaaaagaaaagtaagccTGAAGCTTCATCAATAGGGCATATACCAATTTGATATTTTGCTGGTCCACTCATTCTTACATATTTCTGTACATAACTGTAAGTGGCGGCGGTACATATTTTAAAGGGatgattcacccaaaaattctgtcatcatttccttacccttatgtcattccaaaccactTTCTGTGGAGCACAACATTTTAAGATTAGAAACTACAGAaagactatacacacacacacacacacacacacacacacacacacacacacacaaacacacacacacacacacacacacacacacacacacacacacacacacacacacagagagctgcTACAGATatagacattttaaatattttttatctgCTAAATGATATTTGTAAGCATTTAGGAGTATACCTCAATTCTACAATATAACCTCAAAGCTAAAGAAATGGACTAAAACCCCTAAAACTCCAGTTTCTCGACTCTCTCTTCTGTAATTTTATATCTTACATTAACAAATCTATCTTCCAGAAGTTAACAATCATCACACATCTGATACTGGTGACACACAACATGTTGTCTGGTAAGCCAGtaatttatgtataaatatgtttTGTGCGGTTTTATCTTTGTGTTGTTTTCATCTCTTATTTTTCATACTTCTGACTGATTTCATGTCTTTTCTCTTGTCTGTTGCAATTTCAGCTTTCATATGAATGATTGAttagtttttctctcttttttcttatttattgacTTTTTCCATCACAAATGCTGTAAATCAATGTCCATAATGTCTCAGGACTGCCTCAGAGTTTGCCGATTCCTCTGAAAGTGGTAGGTctgcactgaatgaatgaatgagttaaTGCTGTGTAATTATTGAAGCAATATTACAGTATTGTAAAACACAGTAATATATACAcagacatttagtcattttgttctGTGCAGTTACAGTGAATAGCCTCGTCTGCATAACACAAATGTCTTGTATTTTTACAGATGAAGAGTATAATGACGTTGGAAGCATTACAGTATGATTAAATTATGCTGTTGCAACTTCATGGGGTTGTCTTTGCCTTTGCTATTTTACAACTGTTGCTTTTTGTGGTCTATTTTAGCTTGCCTTTTTAAGTTTCTGTTTTAATCTGTTTGTAATCTGTTTATTgtcactattgtttttttttttatgacactgACCTACTGACTGATTGTTGACTATCACTTTAGTCACtgagcatatttttttttttatgtaaacattaCTGTAAATGATCTTTCAAGACTGGACATTAACTCCCAGAATTCATAGCAAAATACAATATACATATTGTTaatgtaacattacattttagaatacaaACTGatgttggttttattttattttattattattattattattattattatttatctgcaATATGTTAGAGTTTTCACAAATGTACTGAAGAATATCTCACAATAAAACGCTTGGAATTTAAAGATATTTCACCAGGTACAGATCATATTTCCACATTTTGTTATGCACTTAAAaaattttacttacatttttttagacaaACTCTATTTTAAAGGTTGATTGTACTATGAAATGATTGTACTATGATCTGTTAACATTACATAAACAATAAATTTAAGTAAATTTTAGGTCATTTAGAATGaacaagttaaaataataaacttaGAGTATAACACTGATGATACAATTTGTGTTTAATAATTGGGCCTTTTTTGGTAAAAGCATGGAGACTTGTGATGGCATATGTTTTTCAGAATCAATAGATATTTTAGCTCCATGTAGTGTTTTAAGTTATATTTTGCTGTAAGTAGAGTTATTCATGCTTTCTTCTGGAAGTTTCTTCTAttacaataagtaaataaatcttGTTTTGGAGGAAAGAAGTAactctatatgtgaccctggaccagtcTTACATCCCtgtggtatatttttagcaataatttatctattttttgtatgggtttatcaaaattatctattttccttttatgccaaaaatcataaccccttaactgtcactcacatttttgaacactgACTTGGTAGTAcacgatccaaacttaaatttttataattaatgaatgaaaatattttgtaacatgatattgatgtaccatttaaatggtaatgcaatgtctgattttaaaatggggtttaaaggatgaattttgagattttaagttttcagtcgatatataatttctgatgatttctaaaatatgatagagaaaaaggcaatgaagaagtctttttttttaaacaaaggtcaaaactccagttataattttgatttttgagggtgcactcttgtcataaattaatcgattacttttcctacataatttttaacaaaaaacattggtaaaatatatatttgggagtcttagacctttccaacgatatatagtttgtcaagattagatcagatttaattgtaatatagtgaagtaaatttaggcgtcccacagaggggacgggtgacagttaatttaaataaagatcAAGTTCCATAAAGATACTTTGAAAATTTCCCATCATAAATATGTCAAAACttcatttctgattagtaatatgcattgctgagaattcatttggacaaatttaaaggcaattttgtcagtattttgtatttctcagtattccagattttcaaatggttgtatctcggccaaatattgtaagttttgaaacatttctacttaagactggttttgtggtctatgGTCACATGTAAGCTTTTCAGTGTgctatgaatataaatgtaacacaCAGCTGATACACAAGATAGACTTAGAAAAGAACAAAGGACATCTATAACACAATTATGTAATATTCTAAATTCTGATGTTGCAACATAATTgttctttttcaaaaatattatctTAATTATCTTGAAAAATATCAACAAAAAAGCATAATgcactgtgaaaaaaacaacTCATACGCACAATTCAATTGATACTATCTTTTATATAACACTTAACTGTAGGAAACTACTTTATGTACAACTCTGCTTCTGTCTGTCTTTGAAGAGGCTAATGCAGTGGtttccaacactgcacattttgcatctctcccTTGTCTGATACTCCCTGTTCATGTCTTGGAGtatctactaatgagctgatgatctgaatcaggtgtgtttgattaaggtgacatggaaaacatgcagtgttgagGGGCCTCTAGGAacatggttgggaaccactgggctaatgcatttatatttatatatataaattatttcacaTAAGAATCACATGAATTATGTATTTCACTACTATAGTGTAGATTAGCATTTGACATACATTGGGTTTCTTTTTAGATTAGTAGTATTTCAGTGTAAATGCCTAAAACAGATTCAACTTTCTAAACACATTTGCATAAACACACcaaactgaaatttaaataaaaaaatcattatgaatgttgatgtgttcacacattatttgtttttctttgtttactTACATACTTTGTTCACTGTGTgcttacataaattatatatcacaGGGAGATGATGTCAGGGCTTGTTGCAGTAGATAACTGAGTACAAAGAAGAACCACTTTAGCAGTTTGTGTAAAATTACACCTGATGGAAAATTTGCAAATGGTTTCAGTGGTAGTGGCTTAGGTGTCTATGGGTATGACCTTTAATACCGACAGTACACATTTAATTAGCATATTACAGAAGGTCAgaagaaacaaaatataaattagcTTGTCAAACTGAGAAAAATACAATCAACAGACAAGCAAACATATTTTGGGCAGTATTACAGGTATTGAACTAATGGCCAAGTACATATGCAACACATGTATaaccagacacaaacacacacacatgcacctcaCATCCTGTATTTAACCACCTTCCTATTATTCTTCTCACAAATGCCGCCTCACTAAAGGCGAAACTAGAGCTAGAAAAAGTTCTGCATCACACATCTAGTACTGCATTCATATATGTCTACATGTTAACTCATATAATAGCTTTAACCACAGTCAGTTGCACTGCAGTGGAAATTTACACAATGACTTTCTGTAGCTCTAATCCTCTGAACTTCAAATGACAACAAGCAACATGCACAAATTTGCCTGCTTAGTGGGAGCAGCTACTATACATAAACTCTGTTCAGCATTTTAATTAGTTTCTGTAAAATCTgatatttgcatgcattttgtaTATACTTGGCTAAAAAGATGTCTTTAATCAAGATTCAAACTGAGAGAGTGGATCTGTGCACCAATCATTtccttagataatttagaaataTGTGCATATATTGAACATAGAAGAAGGAGTAAAACAGAACCTTGTTTCACTCCAGTCTTTATAGGTATTAAATTAGATAATtcctaatttaaataaacaaactggTAACATATTTCATAGATATGATTCATTTGTACGGAGGAGCATAATTGAACAGACACAtttatttctaatattttagacacaaactgaattttttaaataagtggAATTAGTAAATTCATTTGCATTTAGTTGCAAAGATTTTCTAAGACACTAAAACCAATACTCTGAACCAAATTCTCAATAGCCTAAactaatttttcaaataaatcacTCTGTTCTGTTCAAACAAGTTCAGGTAGACACTGTTTGCAGATCTTATGCACtctttttgcaaaactctaaacacattctCACTCATTAAATGCAATTTGCTCTGTGATAAACTTGGGATGCAAAACCCCAAAAGCAAAAATTTAAACGGTTGTCATCgtttacatattatttaaaagcccttgctatatGTACtctgttaagctaactgagacttgttatataaCTTGTAC is a window from the Carassius carassius chromosome 13, fCarCar2.1, whole genome shotgun sequence genome containing:
- the LOC132155578 gene encoding uncharacterized protein LOC132155578; the encoded protein is MVVVLLFAYITVNLFLKCQGQTIHQAKVFTESSEVPEGGRLEVTCSTFGFTEKAVYSYLCKNGKAICMKKGTTSDITFKIERIEINDSANYSCVFSEEQLEITKVTGYGHNYIFINVIESFIYTQINLLKPEVPVGSDAEFNCSTSNPLPKIQSKNMILVYLIKNGTPVEVNIWDTEKMMTTFTLREVGIEDAGTYSCVVLLNVLPYHGMRLHQNIKVNLEITVTSNSSINKVITVIRYSIIVLLFSLFLGIWALIRKRGTTFSRSTNTDTFHFVELFCLNPKTNFLSGRMP